In Mastacembelus armatus chromosome 5, fMasArm1.2, whole genome shotgun sequence, a single genomic region encodes these proteins:
- the lrrc38b gene encoding leucine-rich repeat-containing protein 38, with the protein MEECNDVALCLSCLNHSFIYLTMLPCVCWLQSVLIMLSSVLWTFGENCPATCLCPDSHTVDCSGRGLTRLPDEIPLDVRRLLLADNWIPRIPSDFLVLYSDLVYLDLRNNSLSHIEPGTLSTSSRLVFLDLGSNNLTEIPKGTFGESRSLIKLRLGNNPYLSMVSEDAFLGLTSLRELELERNALSTLKVGALSQLPSLRVVRLEGNPWVCNCNFANLFTWLMENSHKLPNGVEGMECSLPMDGRRVSLTQLSKDSFRECQATLTLTDLLIIIFSGISVSVVAIMISFFLASTVHCFQRWSKGTKGDEEESEE; encoded by the exons ATGGAGGAGTGCAACGATGTTGCTCTTTGTTTGTCATGCTTGAATCACAGCTTCATATA CTTGACCATGTTGCCATGTGTCTGCTGGCTCCAATCTGTCCTCATCATGCTGTCCTCTGTCTTATGGACCTTTGGGGAAAACTGCCCAGCAACCTGCCTGTGCCCAGATTCTCACACTGTGGACTGCAGCGGCCGTGGGCTGACCCGTCTGCCCGATGAGATCCCCTTAGATGTGCGCAGGCTTTTGCTGGCTGACAACTGGATACCCCGCATTCCCTCAGATTTCCTGGTTCTGTACAGTGATTTGGTCTACCTGGACCTGCGGAACAACTCCCTTTCCCACATAGAACCAGGAACACTTAGCACTTCTTCCAGGCTGGTGTTTCTTGACCTGGGCAGCAACAATCTGACTGAAATTCCTAAAGGGACATTTGGGGAGTCCCGTAGCCTGATCAAACTACGTCTGGGCAACAATCCATATCTGAGCATGGTGAGTGAGGATGCTTTCCTGGGTCTCACCTCTCTGAGGGAATTGGAACTGGAGCGTAATGCACTATCTACCCTAAAGGTGGGAGCACTGAGTCAGTTGCCCTCCCTGCGGGTGGTGAGACTAGAGGGCAACCCTTGGGTGTGCAACTGCAACTTTGCCAACTTGTTCACATGGCTGATGGAGAACAGTCACAAGCTTCCAAATG GCGTGGAAGGCATGGAGTGCTCCCTCCCCATGGATGGCAGACGTGTATCGCTGACCCAGCTCTCAAAGGACAGCTTCCGTGAATGCCAGGCCACCCTGACTCTAACAGACCTGCTCATCATTATTTTCTCTGGCATCTCAGTTTCTGTGGTGGCTATCATGATAAGCTTCTTTCTGGCTTCAACTGTTCATTGCTTCCAGCGTTGGAGCAAAGGCACCAagggagatgaggaggaaaGTGAGGAGTAA